In Arcobacter lacus, one genomic interval encodes:
- a CDS encoding NUDIX hydrolase codes for MNYVVGIITDGSKILLLRKNNPDWQKGLYNGVGGKVDLDETPLEAIKRGCQKEVGLEISNWSEIETIPLQSGVDLTYFFTVIEEEELKKAQGLEDERVEFFDINNLPKNILKDLKEQIDNIFLKIESKSHKKIKRIVAYTSIVMLVFLLSLMIIGKVAKGNFLYFLIKEKAEEDIDKKAKFKKGFYEKMGITEEN; via the coding sequence ATGAATTATGTTGTTGGCATTATAACTGATGGAAGTAAAATTTTATTATTAAGAAAAAACAATCCTGATTGGCAAAAAGGCTTATATAATGGAGTTGGTGGGAAAGTTGATTTAGATGAAACACCATTGGAAGCTATAAAAAGAGGATGTCAAAAAGAAGTTGGATTGGAAATTTCAAATTGGAGTGAGATAGAAACAATTCCTTTGCAAAGTGGGGTAGATTTAACATATTTTTTTACAGTTATAGAAGAAGAAGAGTTGAAAAAAGCTCAAGGTTTAGAAGATGAAAGAGTAGAATTTTTTGATATAAATAATCTTCCTAAAAATATTTTAAAAGATTTAAAAGAGCAAATAGATAATATATTTTTAAAAATTGAATCAAAAAGTCATAAAAAAATAAAAAGAATTGTTGCATATACATCAATAGTAATGTTAGTTTTTCTTCTATCTTTGATGATAATAGGAAAAGTTGCTAAAGGAAATTTTTTGTATTTTCTTATAAAAGAAAAAGCTGAAGAAGATATAGATAAAAAAGCTAAATTCAAAAAAGGCTTTTATGAAAAAATGGGAATTACTGAAGAAAATTAA
- a CDS encoding DUF1643 domain-containing protein encodes MIKVTATFTQLEDYSFRYNTKMFFGDTYSTCLGTVFMLNPGSALPIDKDVFISENITVNNIEVHLDQTMHSVKNMIYFHYGQNVNGFFNIINLFNLRNENLKEAIITLNKIKNNSEVKKFLFYDIQKLNKIVLESPFIWLAWGTKLTTELEDIIEENYEMLSKKAVFIPLKNDFPYIKHPLYMTKKQREYLKDTIENLLV; translated from the coding sequence ATGATAAAAGTTACTGCAACTTTTACACAACTTGAAGATTATTCTTTTCGATACAATACAAAAATGTTCTTTGGTGATACCTATTCAACTTGCTTAGGAACAGTTTTTATGCTTAATCCAGGAAGTGCTTTACCTATAGATAAGGATGTTTTTATTTCCGAAAATATTACTGTTAATAATATTGAAGTACATTTAGATCAAACAATGCATAGTGTAAAAAATATGATTTATTTTCATTATGGGCAAAATGTAAACGGTTTTTTCAATATAATTAATTTATTTAATTTAAGAAATGAAAACCTAAAGGAAGCGATAATTACCTTGAATAAAATTAAAAATAATTCTGAAGTTAAAAAATTTCTGTTTTATGATATTCAGAAATTAAATAAGATAGTATTAGAATCTCCTTTTATTTGGCTTGCATGGGGTACAAAACTAACAACTGAATTGGAAGATATTATAGAAGAAAATTATGAAATGCTTTCAAAAAAAGCTGTATTTATACCTCTTAAAAATGATTTTCCTTATATTAAACATCCCTTATATATGACAAAAAAACAAAGAGAATATTTAAAAGATACCATTGAAAATTTACTAGTTTAA
- a CDS encoding radical SAM protein produces the protein MNIKSVCIELSNQCPLKCLHCSTNALPNKHLFYNKGETERLVQTFISQKLEIVYLSGGEPLLSPYLPDMIKNLKNANIKTAIYSSGVIFGSKGLISVDSSYCNSLKFNGLDTIAFSIYSMNENVHENITKTKKSLYLLKNSVSNFIDAGINVEINFVPFSSNYKDLENIIIYCIENNIKTINIQKAIMQGRLIENSHIIMTPLEENEFIQTLCILTNKYKQLIDIIVSKLFDIKVDGILKSKYSAGMDEYYISIPYKEISGRKFRYLAQ, from the coding sequence ATGAATATTAAATCAGTATGTATTGAACTATCAAATCAATGTCCACTAAAATGTTTACATTGTAGTACTAATGCTTTACCGAATAAACATCTTTTTTATAATAAAGGAGAAACAGAAAGATTGGTTCAAACGTTTATTTCTCAAAAACTTGAAATTGTTTATTTGAGTGGTGGAGAACCATTGTTAAGTCCTTATTTACCAGATATGATCAAAAATCTTAAAAATGCTAATATTAAAACTGCTATATACTCATCTGGAGTTATTTTTGGTAGTAAAGGGTTAATATCTGTAGATAGTAGTTATTGCAATAGTCTCAAGTTTAATGGATTAGATACAATCGCCTTTAGCATATATAGTATGAATGAAAATGTTCATGAAAATATAACTAAAACAAAAAAATCATTATATTTATTGAAAAATTCTGTTTCAAATTTTATAGATGCAGGAATTAATGTAGAGATAAATTTCGTGCCATTTTCAAGTAACTATAAAGATCTTGAGAATATTATTATTTATTGCATAGAAAACAATATAAAAACTATTAATATACAAAAAGCAATTATGCAAGGTCGATTAATAGAAAATAGTCACATAATTATGACTCCGTTAGAAGAAAATGAGTTTATTCAAACACTTTGTATATTGACGAACAAATATAAACAATTAATTGATATTATTGTTAGTAAACTTTTTGATATAAAAGTAGATGGTATATTAAAAAGTAAGTACTCTGCTGGTATGGATGAATATTATATTTCTATTCCATATAAAGAAATTTCTGGTAGAAAATTTAGGTATTTAGCACAATGA